The following coding sequences lie in one Mesorhizobium sp. NZP2298 genomic window:
- the folB gene encoding dihydroneopterin aldolase encodes MYVIRLKNCAFFARHGVLDEEEALGQRFYVDAVLSVEPGRALVDDAIGETVNYGIAFTVIEKIITGERRFLIEALAMEVAKALTERFPQIKRAEITVRKPNAPVPGVLDYVEVTVVWPE; translated from the coding sequence ATGTATGTCATCCGCTTGAAGAACTGCGCCTTCTTTGCCCGGCATGGCGTGCTCGACGAGGAGGAGGCGCTCGGCCAGCGTTTCTATGTCGACGCGGTGCTGTCGGTCGAACCCGGCCGCGCGCTTGTCGACGATGCCATCGGGGAAACCGTCAACTATGGGATTGCCTTCACGGTGATCGAGAAGATCATCACCGGCGAGCGGCGCTTCCTGATCGAGGCCCTGGCAATGGAAGTGGCAAAGGCGCTGACGGAGCGGTTTCCCCAGATCAAGAGAGCCGAAATCACCGTGCGCAAGCCGAACGCGCCGGTGCCTGGTGTGCTCGATTATGTCGAGGTGACCGTTGTCTGGCCGGAGTAA
- a CDS encoding monovalent cation:proton antiporter-2 (CPA2) family protein — translation MAVETSGSDLIQVVALLAAGVVAVPIFKRMGLGSILGYLAAGVVIGPFGIGVFSESGAILHVAELGVVMFLFIIGLEMQPSRLWGLRREIFGLGALQVGICAVLLTGVGMAGGFSISQSFVAGAGFVLTSTAIVMQLLEERGEIASPKGQRIVSILLLEDLAIVPLLALIAFLAPGGADTSLSERLTEVGIGLAAIVGLVLAGRYLLNPFFRILADARAREVMTAAALLVVLGSALAMQLSGLSMAMGAFLAGVLLSESTFRHQLEADIEPFRGILLGLFFLAVGMSLDLHVVAANWKLIAVYVVAYMVMKALGIYIVARILKTGHREALERAVFMAQGGEFAFVLYSAAAAVGIIDGQANATLTAIVIISMVLTPLAIIALRYVTPRDEQSLDGVDIADGLTGSVLIIGFGRFGQIASQPLLLRGIDVSIIDNDVEMIQAAADFGFKVYYGDGTRLDILHAAGAGRARAVLICVDKADAAVRIAELIKAEFPLLTVLARAFDRGTALQLIRAGVDYQLRETFESALVFGGSALESLGVDPEDVAETIEDVRRRDTDRFETQLAEGIRAGQRFLRGNIGTPIPTPLSTPRRPGQALNEETAGVLHKSETAD, via the coding sequence ATGGCGGTAGAAACATCAGGCAGCGATCTCATTCAGGTGGTGGCGCTGCTTGCCGCGGGGGTCGTCGCCGTTCCAATCTTCAAGCGCATGGGCCTCGGCTCGATCCTTGGCTATCTGGCCGCCGGCGTGGTGATCGGCCCGTTCGGCATCGGCGTCTTTTCCGAATCGGGCGCCATCCTCCACGTCGCCGAACTCGGCGTCGTCATGTTCCTGTTCATCATCGGGCTGGAAATGCAGCCGTCGCGGCTATGGGGCCTGCGGCGCGAAATCTTCGGCCTCGGCGCGCTCCAGGTCGGGATCTGCGCGGTCCTTCTGACCGGCGTGGGGATGGCCGGGGGGTTTTCGATCTCGCAATCCTTCGTGGCCGGAGCCGGTTTCGTGCTGACCTCGACGGCGATCGTCATGCAGCTTCTGGAGGAACGCGGCGAAATCGCCTCGCCGAAAGGCCAGCGCATCGTCTCCATCCTGCTGCTGGAAGATCTGGCCATCGTGCCGCTGCTGGCCCTGATCGCATTCCTGGCACCCGGCGGCGCTGACACCAGCCTGTCGGAAAGACTGACCGAGGTCGGCATCGGCCTTGCCGCGATCGTCGGACTGGTGCTGGCCGGACGCTATCTGCTCAACCCCTTCTTCCGCATCCTGGCGGATGCCCGTGCCCGCGAGGTGATGACGGCGGCGGCCCTTCTGGTCGTGCTCGGATCGGCACTCGCCATGCAGCTCAGCGGCCTGTCGATGGCGATGGGGGCGTTCCTGGCCGGCGTTCTTCTGTCCGAATCGACCTTCCGCCATCAGCTCGAAGCCGACATCGAACCGTTCCGCGGTATCCTGCTCGGCCTGTTCTTCCTTGCCGTCGGCATGTCGCTCGACCTGCATGTGGTGGCCGCGAACTGGAAGCTGATCGCCGTCTATGTCGTCGCCTACATGGTGATGAAGGCGCTTGGCATCTACATCGTCGCCCGCATCCTCAAAACCGGCCATCGCGAAGCGCTCGAACGCGCCGTCTTCATGGCGCAAGGTGGTGAATTCGCCTTCGTCCTCTACTCGGCCGCCGCTGCCGTCGGCATCATCGACGGCCAGGCCAACGCGACCCTGACGGCGATCGTCATCATCTCCATGGTGCTGACGCCGCTGGCAATCATCGCCTTGCGATATGTCACCCCGCGCGACGAGCAGTCGCTCGACGGGGTCGATATCGCCGACGGCCTGACTGGCAGCGTGCTGATCATCGGCTTCGGCCGCTTCGGCCAGATCGCCAGCCAGCCGCTGCTGTTGCGCGGCATAGACGTCTCGATCATCGACAACGATGTCGAGATGATCCAGGCGGCGGCCGATTTCGGCTTCAAGGTCTATTATGGCGACGGCACGCGGCTGGATATCCTGCATGCGGCCGGCGCCGGCCGGGCACGCGCGGTGCTGATCTGTGTCGACAAGGCCGATGCGGCTGTTCGCATTGCCGAGCTGATCAAGGCCGAATTTCCGCTGCTTACAGTGCTGGCCCGGGCTTTCGACCGCGGCACCGCGCTGCAGCTCATTCGCGCCGGCGTCGACTATCAGCTGCGTGAGACCTTCGAATCTGCCCTGGTTTTCGGTGGCTCGGCCCTGGAATCGCTTGGTGTCGATCCCGAAGACGTGGCTGAAACGATCGAAGACGTCAGGCGCCGCGACACCGACCGCTTCGAAACCCAACTCGCCGAAGGCATCCGCGCCGGACAACGCTTCTTGCGGGGCAACATCGGCACGCCGATTCCGACACCGCTCTCCACGCCGCGCCGCCCCGGTCAGGCACTCAATGAAGAGACGGCCGGCGTCCTGCACAAATCCGAAACTGCCGATTGA
- the folK gene encoding 2-amino-4-hydroxy-6-hydroxymethyldihydropteridine diphosphokinase: MSGRSNTVYLSLGGNLGDPAASMAAALRILDADADTSVAAVSSLYRTPPWGKLDQPDFLNAAAELSTRLSPRALLDLCLDAERKLKRVREERWGPRLIDIDILVFGDRIIHETGLEVPHPRMLERAFVLAPLAEIAPDLAVGGRSVSERLGAVDAAGIERLPSGRDWWLR, translated from the coding sequence TTGTCTGGCCGGAGTAACACCGTCTATCTCAGCCTCGGCGGGAATCTGGGCGACCCCGCTGCCTCGATGGCAGCGGCGTTGCGTATTCTCGATGCCGATGCGGATACCAGCGTCGCCGCTGTCTCTTCGCTCTATCGTACGCCGCCCTGGGGCAAGCTCGATCAGCCGGATTTCCTCAACGCCGCCGCCGAACTGTCGACCCGACTCTCGCCGCGGGCGCTGCTCGATCTCTGCCTCGATGCCGAGCGAAAGCTGAAGCGGGTGCGTGAGGAGCGCTGGGGGCCGCGCCTGATCGATATCGACATTCTGGTGTTCGGCGACCGCATCATCCATGAGACCGGCCTGGAAGTGCCACATCCGCGCATGCTGGAGCGCGCCTTCGTGCTGGCGCCGCTGGCCGAAATCGCGCCGGATCTTGCCGTCGGCGGGCGAAGCGTGTCGGAGCGCTTGGGCGCCGTAGACGCCGCCGGCATCGAGAGATTGCCGTCCGGCCGTGACTGGTGGCTGCGCTGA
- a CDS encoding DUF924 family protein: protein MELDSRALSVTKFWRDAGEDAWFEKNDAFDAGFRDRFLDLHYAAARRECDDWSEHAEGSLALMILLDQFPRNCFRGTGHMYATDSLAKHFAQKAVAAGHDLALEPEVRVFLYLPFEHAENLADQDISVELHTARAEFNLKYALEHRDIIQRFGRFPHRNRLLGRETTAEEKAFLDAGGFSG, encoded by the coding sequence ATGGAATTGGACAGCAGGGCCCTGTCGGTCACCAAATTCTGGCGTGACGCCGGCGAGGATGCATGGTTCGAGAAGAACGATGCCTTCGATGCCGGTTTCCGCGACCGCTTTCTTGATCTGCACTACGCCGCCGCGCGGCGCGAATGCGATGATTGGTCAGAACACGCCGAAGGCTCGCTGGCGCTGATGATCCTGCTCGACCAGTTTCCGCGCAATTGTTTTCGCGGTACCGGCCACATGTATGCCACCGACTCGCTGGCCAAGCATTTTGCTCAGAAGGCGGTCGCCGCCGGGCATGACCTGGCGCTGGAACCCGAAGTCCGCGTGTTCCTGTATTTGCCGTTCGAACATGCTGAAAACCTTGCCGACCAGGACATCTCGGTCGAACTGCACACCGCCAGGGCCGAGTTCAACCTGAAATACGCGCTGGAGCACCGTGACATCATCCAGCGCTTCGGCCGCTTTCCGCACCGCAACAGGTTGCTTGGCCGCGAAACCACGGCGGAGGAAAAGGCATTCCTGGACGCAGGCGGTTTCTCAGGCTGA
- a CDS encoding YcjF family protein produces MTAPRKPAAFRIEPEATPTQHAPEARQTEPSRKPRALKTDVALVIPAEIDVFDEPDIVAAEPPPAIAPRKRSLLASIFFGAMGVLVSLAVGLWTDQLIRDLFARAEWLGWLAAGMAVVAVLALLVILIREFLAIARLAEVEKLQKRALDAIARDDPKAARSVVDELSAFVAAKPETAAGRRALAELRGEIIDGGNLVRLAEAEILGPLDARAKVMILEAAKRVSLVTAVSPRALVDVAYVVFEAGRLIRRLSELYGGRPGTLGFFRLARSVLAHLAVTGSIAVGDSFVQQIVGHGLAARLSAKLGEGVVNGMMTARIGIAAMETARPLPFSAAKRPGLGDFLSALTSFAAKKDTETTGSGK; encoded by the coding sequence ATGACCGCGCCCCGCAAGCCGGCGGCCTTCCGCATCGAGCCGGAAGCCACGCCAACACAGCATGCGCCAGAAGCGCGCCAGACCGAGCCCTCGCGCAAACCCCGTGCGCTCAAGACAGATGTCGCGCTGGTCATACCGGCTGAGATCGACGTTTTCGACGAGCCGGACATCGTTGCGGCCGAGCCGCCACCGGCGATCGCCCCCAGAAAACGCTCACTGTTGGCCAGCATCTTCTTCGGCGCCATGGGCGTGCTGGTTTCACTGGCGGTCGGCCTGTGGACAGACCAGCTGATACGCGACCTCTTCGCCCGTGCCGAATGGCTGGGCTGGCTGGCCGCCGGCATGGCTGTTGTTGCCGTGCTCGCGCTCCTGGTAATCCTGATCCGCGAGTTCCTGGCGATCGCCCGCCTCGCCGAGGTCGAAAAACTGCAGAAGCGCGCGCTCGATGCCATCGCGCGCGACGATCCAAAGGCGGCACGATCAGTGGTCGACGAGCTTTCGGCTTTCGTCGCGGCCAAGCCGGAAACAGCGGCCGGCCGGCGTGCGCTGGCCGAACTGCGCGGCGAAATCATCGATGGCGGCAATCTGGTGCGCTTGGCCGAAGCGGAAATTCTCGGGCCCCTTGATGCCCGGGCGAAGGTGATGATCCTCGAGGCCGCCAAACGCGTCTCGCTGGTGACGGCGGTCAGCCCGCGCGCGCTCGTCGATGTCGCCTATGTGGTGTTCGAGGCAGGCCGCCTCATTCGCCGTCTTTCGGAACTCTATGGCGGACGGCCGGGAACGCTGGGGTTCTTCCGCCTGGCGCGCAGCGTTCTGGCGCATCTGGCGGTCACCGGCTCGATCGCCGTCGGCGACAGTTTCGTCCAGCAGATCGTCGGCCACGGCCTGGCGGCGCGCCTTTCGGCAAAGCTCGGCGAGGGCGTCGTCAATGGCATGATGACGGCACGCATCGGCATCGCGGCGATGGAGACGGCGCGCCCCCTGCCCTTCAGTGCAGCCAAACGTCCTGGACTGGGCGATTTTCTCTCTGCCTTGACATCGTTCGCCGCGAAGAAGGACACCGAAACGACGGGCTCCGGCAAGTAG